Part of the Butyrivibrio proteoclasticus B316 genome, TAATGTAAGCAACGCAACCTAAATCAAAGCGTAAAAAAAGGAGACAAAAAATGAGCGAAAGAAAGAATGAAGAAAAGAATTTATTAGCCGCTTACTATGGCAAAAAGGCATTTGTTAAGATTAAGCAGTGCCTTGAGATTGGAAAGATCCAGTTTTCATTTGTGGACCTTAATAATACAAAAGACCACATTGACTGCTACATGCTTGCTGAGGAGTTTGGTGCCATACTCATGGCATCCATAACGGATAAAAGCTTATTAAAAGCCATAATGGATGAAAAGGCAAAAGGTGAACAGTACCCTAAGCCCATATGGATGTCACCGGTTGGTGGAAATGCCACAGGTAACAACGGAAAACCTATATCAAGGTATTTTGAGATTGCCCCTGGTTCTTCCAGCGAGGTATTGTTCACTGCTTACAGTTTTCCGGCTGAGCAGAATGACAACGGTGCTTTCATCAAGGTAAAAGGCTCCAAAGCAATACTTACTCTCAGGGTTCCATGTACTTTCAACGACCTGAAAGTCCTTCAGTACAAATGGAGCTTTTTGGAAAAAGACTACATGTCAGAAAAGTATTCTCTTTTAAACATGAAGTCTGACTACCAGCCAAGATATGAAGACACTTACGCTTCAGAATCAGCAGAAGAAAAAGAAAAGGCTATAGAAGCCAAAATGAAGACCATAAGGCTTGTGGCAACAAGCGCCCTTGAGCCTGTAAAAGGAAAAAGCAATATTAAGGTGTGCCAGGTTACAGAAAACGGAAATATTCACCGCCTTATTTGCCTAATGGATAAGATTGCTGATAAAAAGAAACTTTCTTCTTTCGAATCTCAGCTAAATTCCAGAGTATCTGCAAATGGTACTTTAGAATTTTCTGCTGAAGTTGCAGAAAAAGACAGCGATTATTATCTTACTAGATTTGCATGATTTTTATTAAAGCTCAAAACAATAGCTGAGAAGGTTACTTTTGTAACCTTCCCAGCTATAAACATTTAATTAATAAAATACTATTCACCACCGATTTTTATAATACGGAATCCCTTTTCTTCTGCCATACCCTCTCCTTGCATTTTCCAAAGCACTGTCAAAATAGTCTTCATTTATGCTTCTAAAAAGTATCCTGCAAGGCTCTCTAAATGCATCATTCTGTGGACAATATCCTACATTTCTACAAACAACTTCCCCCTCCTCATCATAGAAATAATATCCCCAGCTAGCTCCATCTAATGCATCTATAGCAGACTCTGGATCTGTAGTCATGAGCTTTTCAATATCAATCTGCTCCATTACTTTATCAAAATCTTTCACATTTTCCTTATAGATGTTTTTGCCTTCAAATTGAAGGATGACATCGCCATTCGTGTAAAAGATAAGCTTCCCTGGCATACATTCTAGTATTGGTCCATATCCACATACATCGTAGTCTATGGCAATGAAAATATCATCTGATAGTTTCACCCCATCAGCCATAACTACAGGCTTATAGCCAGTATTCCCCTTTATATGAATCGGCATATGCTTTACCTCATACATCAGGGCTGACACAAAAATCAGTATCATTGCTACAAGCACAGTAATCTTGATTATCTTGCCTTTCAACTTGCGGTTTCCTCCTGATTCTTTTTCTCATAGATAAGGAATACCTGGTTATCTATGCAAGAGGCAGCTTCTATCACTTTCTGGTAATCAATTGGAAGGGCTTTTCCTATCTGATCAAAAAGAAAACTCTTATAGCACCTGTGGTCTGACATTATGAATATGACATTTCCATTTCCCACATCAACTGCAAGTCCCATATCACAGTACATAGGCCCCATATCGGTCGTAAGGATCACCATCTTTACAACATCCTCTAGATCAAAAATATACTCCTCACCTGCTGTGACAGCATGTATCTTCTCTCCCTCAAGAAAAAGCGAATCCTCATTAGTTTCAACTCTTATCTTTCCCATGCACATCCCTCACATCTTTTACTCTGAATACACTTTAAAATGGCGATATGTTTCAAATCCATCTTTTGCTTCAGACAACACATCCATTGTTTAAAAAAGCCCCTATCCACATTGGATAGGAGCTTAATTTTACTCTTTCGCATATACCTTAAGAATATCTCTTTCAAAACTGAAATCTATCTGGCCCATATATTTACCCACGATCTTGTTTCGTGCTACATAAGGCTCTTTCCAATATCTTGAGTCATTTGAATTTTCTCTGTTATCTCCAAGAAGGAAGTAACATCCCTCCGGTACTTCAAACTCTTTTGAACAATTGGTTTCTATCTCAGAAGATATATATGCTGTTTCATCACAGAACTGATTATTTACGACAACATATCCATCCTTGAATCTTATCTTATCTCCTGGCATACCTATGATTCTTTTTCCAAAATAGGAACCATATTCATCTGAGTAAAATACTATTACATCGCCTCTTTGCGGCTCAGAGTTAACATACGCAAGTCTGTTATAGAAAACAGTATTTCCTACTGAAAGCGTTGGTGCCATGGATCCTGACTGAATAACTGATACCATGACGATATACGAAAGGACAATGTATGCAGCTATAAGGGGAACCGCAAATGAAAGGATATCCCAAGCTATATGTGGACCTTTCATCAGATCCTTCTTCTCTTTCTTGGAAAGATGAGAGATATCTACATCATCGTACTCGCTGTGGTCCTCGTCATCCTTTTTCTTTTTCTCATATTTCTCAGGATTGTTTTTTCTCCTTATAACCTCAACCACATAGATTCCAAGGATGCCACCTAGAGTTGCACAGATTATTATCTTAAGCCATGGGATAGGCTTTTCTTCAGGAATAACACGCTCTACTGCTATATCGTATTCCGTCTCATTTCCAGCTTCATCTGATGCTATGATTGCAATCTGATTAACGCCTTCCTTGAGCTTATACTCATACTTGAAAGTATTGTCGCCTTCTATCTCAACCTCAGCGCTGTTGATCATGAGTGTTTTAAAATCATCTACAGCACCTTCAATGACTATTGATTCATTCTGTGTAACGATGTCTTCGTAGGATGAAACAAGTTCAAGAGAAGGGCCTATGACATCTTTATCAACGGAATATTTTGTAGAACGCATATTGCCGTCGGAATCAACTATGTATGTTACTAGCTCGTTTGTGCCAACCTCGATTGGAACCTGGAACTCATATATTCCGGTATCCAAAACATCAGTATTTTCAACCTGCTTACCATTTACCAGAATCCTTACACTGTACTTATCCCTAAGTTCACAGCTTACCAGCATACTGTCATGGTTTGTTATTGTAAGATCCTCGTATGTAACCGTAGCATCCGGATGATTATCGAACTTAAATGTGAAGGTATTTTCTGCTCCCTGTACTGAAGAACTTACAGCAGGAACTATCTTTACCATAATCTCCTGCACATTTGGTTCAAGCGGACAACAATATGAATTTCCTTGTACCTGCTGAGTATCTATCTTTTGAAGATTTTTCGCATTTACTACTTCAACATTTACAGTTCCACATGTTGTATCTGTCCATTCAGCTACGAAACTGTCATCCTTGAAATACATCTTAAGACCAGCAATGTCTGTAGCTACAGATATTCC contains:
- the lepB gene encoding signal peptidase I is translated as MKRLVYYLAVPIMVLMLLCPRFAVTSHAEESKTIQVPINKNYTSAKFTLNFEYYDDYVVVIKSPSGKEYKGVLASTNVVQCVVDDIEIGQWQVLISYPEEIKDEPSEEASTESSEENEGESVQRRAISPVKVQVQGSTENLVDVDRGISVATDIAGLKMYFKDDSFVAEWTDTTCGTVNVEVVNAKNLQKIDTQQVQGNSYCCPLEPNVQEIMVKIVPAVSSSVQGAENTFTFKFDNHPDATVTYEDLTITNHDSMLVSCELRDKYSVRILVNGKQVENTDVLDTGIYEFQVPIEVGTNELVTYIVDSDGNMRSTKYSVDKDVIGPSLELVSSYEDIVTQNESIVIEGAVDDFKTLMINSAEVEIEGDNTFKYEYKLKEGVNQIAIIASDEAGNETEYDIAVERVIPEEKPIPWLKIIICATLGGILGIYVVEVIRRKNNPEKYEKKKKDDEDHSEYDDVDISHLSKKEKKDLMKGPHIAWDILSFAVPLIAAYIVLSYIVMVSVIQSGSMAPTLSVGNTVFYNRLAYVNSEPQRGDVIVFYSDEYGSYFGKRIIGMPGDKIRFKDGYVVVNNQFCDETAYISSEIETNCSKEFEVPEGCYFLLGDNRENSNDSRYWKEPYVARNKIVGKYMGQIDFSFERDILKVYAKE